The Pontibacter sp. SGAir0037 DNA segment CACAGGATCAGGTGAAACTCATTAAATGAAGAGTCTGTAGCCAGGTTATGCGGGTAAAACACTACATTCTTTACCAGGTTCGAATCGAATTTTATGCTGCCATAGTTACTCAGGTAATAGCTCGAAAATTCTTTTTCCCCACCCGAGGCATAATAACCTGCCGTATAAGAAGCGATTTGAGAGGCAGAGAATATTCCTTCCTTCGCCTGCTTCAAAACTTTCTGGTTAATATCGGTCGCGTAAATTTTGGTTCTGTTTAACAGCCCTTCTTCCTCCAGCAGAATGGCCAGCGAAAAAAGCTCCTCTCCGGTTGAACAACCGGCATCCCATATTTTTATGAACGGGTACGTAGACAGAATGGGTAATACCTTCTCCCGCAACGACAGGAAAAACGTCGGGTCGCGGAACATCTCTGTTACATTCACCGTGACTTCCTGAAGAAAGCCTTCAAAAAAATAGCTGTCTGCTGTTACCGCAGCTTTCAAGTCGGCAACCGATACCAGGGCCTTGTTAACCATAAACCGCTTTATGCGGCGGTAGACTGAAGCCCGGGCATAGCCCGTAAAGTCATAACCATACTGCACCTGAATATGCCTGATCAGATCTTCCGCCTCCTGCTCAAATTTCTCCTCATTCTCAAGCTTCATAAAGCCACACCCGCATTAACGTAAGTAATTTGTCTGTGTCTACTGGTTTTGGTATGTAATCAGAAGCTCCTGCTTGCAGGCACTTCTCTTTATCTTCTTTCATGGCTTTGGCGGTTAGGGCAATAATCGGGAGCTTTCTAAAACGGATTTCATCCCTAATTCGTTTTATTGTTTCTATACCGTCCATTTCAGGCATCATAATATCCATCAGCACCATGTCTACTCCTGTCTCCTGCTGCAGTTTTTCCAGGGCTTCCTTGCCATCGTAAGCAGCCACTACCTGCATGCCGTGCAGCTCCAGCAAGCTGCTCAGCGAGTAAATGTTGCGTACATCATCGTCGGCAACCAATACTTTTTTCCCCTGCAGAATTTCTTCCGGCACATGAAGCTTCATCTTAAAGTCTTGTTCCGATGACGGAAGCTTCTGGTTAACCTTGTGCAGGAACAGCTGGACTTCATCGAGCAGGCGCAGGTACGAGTATTCATTTTTAATGATAATCGTATTGGCAAACTCCTTCAGCTGTGTTTCCTCCTGCTCGCTCAGGTCTTTACCGGAGTAAATGATAATCGGAATATCCAGCAAACCTTTCTTGGACTTGATGGCTTTCATCCAGTCATAGCCCTTCATACCCGGAAGGTTCAGGTCCAGGATAATGCAGTCGATCTTCTGTTTAGCCAGTACCCGTTCTGCCTCTTCGGCTGAGTAGGCTGCCGTTGAATGCAAACCATGCGCCAGCAATAGTTCCGCCACCGCCTTGTTTTCCACCTCATTGTCTTCCACAATCAGGATGTTTTCGATAGACCGGTCTGAAATAGCCGCTATGGAACTAAAGGCTTTGTTGAGCATCTCCAGCGTAACCGGCTTTGGCAGGTATTCGTCGTTGTCATGGTAATCGCCTGTTACATCTTTATCGTAAGCCGACATGACATGCACGCTTACATGGCGCAGCTCTTTATCTTCCCTGATCTCGCGAAGCACATCCCAACCGGTTGTATCCGGAAGATGTATATCGAGCAAGATAGCGTCTGGTTGCGCTGTCCTGGCTATCTGTAAGCCTTCGGCGCCGGAATAGGCCTGGTGTACCTTAAACTTCTTCGCCAGGGCAAAGTCAGCCAGAATATCACTGAAGCCTTTATCATCTTCTATGATAAGCACGACAATCTCTTTCTTCTCCTTCGTCTCCATGCGCTCAAACATCTGGTTGATGGAGCTGGCTTTCGGTTTATACTCCGGAACGCTTTCGGCTGGCTTTGCCGGTGCCTTCCTGATTTCCTGCTGCAAATCTATTGGCAGGTAAAGTGTGAAGGTGCTGCCCCGGCCCGGCTCGCTTTCCAGCATCAGTTCTCCTCCTAAAAGAGCCGCCAGTTCTCTGCTGATGGTAAGCCCGAGTCCGGTGCCGCCGTATTTACGCGTTGTGGAGGTATCGGCTTGCTGAAAGGCTTCAAAGATCAGGCTCTGTTTATCTTTTGGAATACCGATACCTGTATCACGCACCTCAAAGGCAATGACCTCTGCCTGCTCCCGAAGCTTTTCTGAACTGAACCTCGGTTTATTTTCTACGGCGTAAACCGAAAGCTCTACCTCGCCACCCGGCTCCGTAAATTTGATGGCATTCCCGATAAAATTCTTCAGGATCTGCTCCAGCCGGAAACGATCGGTGGTAATGGTGTTATACCCGTTCAGCTGATAGTGTTCTCTAAACCGGATATCTTTTTTAGCGGCCATTTCCCCGAACAGTGGCTCCATGGAAATATCCCGCAGCCTGATCTGTTCCAGTTCCAGCTTAATCATACCCGATTCTATCTTCGAAAGATCAAGAATCTCATTGATCAGCTTCAGGAGGTCGTTGCCTGAATTATGGATAATCTGGGCATGATCTATCTGTTTGGCTGTTAGCGTTTGGTCCGGGTTATCTGAAAGCAGCCTGGAAAGGATAAGAATACTATTGAGAGGCGTGCGCAGCTCGTGCGACATATTAGCCAGGAAGTCGCTCTTATACTTACTCACCGTTTCTACCTGCTGCATCTTCAGCTCGATGGCTTCGCGGGCATCTTCCAGGGCTTTGTTTTTTCCGCGAAGCTCTTCATACTGCTCTTCAAGCAGCTGTGCCTTTTCTTCCAGTTCCGAATTTTTCTCCTGCAACTCTTCCTGGCTTACGCGAAGTTCTTCTTCCGAAGCCTTCAATTCGGCGTTTAACTGGCGTAGCTCTTCCTGCTGTGTCTCCAGCTCTTCTGCCTGGTTCTGCGTTTCGTATAACAGCTCCTGGGTCTGCAGGTGCGCCTTCAGGGTATGGATGATAATGGACACCCGCTCGGCAATGGTTTTAAAGAACTGCTCGTGCGTCTGGCTGTATACCCTTCTGGAGCAAAGCTCTATTGCCCCGACAATAGTGGACGAAAACTGCAGGGGAATGATCATGATAGATGCCGGATCTATCTCAGAAAGTCCTGTTTTAATCTTCAGATAATTATCTTCAACGTTATCCAGCACCTTAATCTGGTTTTCGCTTACAGCCTGCCCAACCATTCCGGTACCAATTTTAAATTCGGGTAACTGCTCCAGGCTCTGATCTACGCCATACATAGCAGCAGGTGTCAGGCTGCCGTTATCGTGGTGCAGGTACATAATGCCTGCTTCGGAACCAGTATAGGCACATAAAAAGGAGATCACCTTTTCAGCCATACTATGCAGCGCGTTTTCTCCGGTAATCAGATTATTCAGATCAGATACACCTGTGAGCACCCAGCTTCTTCTTTCATTGTCTTCTGTGAAGCGCTGCAGGTTTTCCTTCATGTCTTTGATGGAATAGCTCAACACATCCTCCGGACTTTGCACTTCCACATCCAGGTTATAGTTGCCTTCTCCAATTGCACGGGCCACATCCGACAGGTATACATTCTTTTGCAGCACACCACGAAAAGACTCTGCCACTTCCCCGATTTCATCTTTGCTGTCAATCCTGATAGTAACATCGGTAGCACCAACCCGAATCCGGTCAGCAGCCACCCGTAAAGCCGACAAAGAAGAAGCGATAAGGCTGATAATATAGTAGGAAAGCAGCGAGGTGAGCAGCAGCACAACGACCATAGTTACCGAAATAATCACCATAGAAATCTGCATCCTTTTGCTTTCTTCATCGGCTTTGTTTCTGATAGTGGCTATCAGACTTTTTTCTACGGCATTCAGCGCTTCGATAGATTCTGAAAACTGATTGAATACAGTAACCGCGTTATAAGAATTCAGTTTAACCTGAGGATTCTGGCGAATCTGCTCCAAAACTCCGGCAGTTGCTTTATAATTAGTTGTTTCCAGAATTTCCAGCACTTTCTGCACATGCGCTTTATCTCCGTTCAACACAAATTCATTGATGGCCCTTTCATAGAATTCCCGTTGAGAGGTGATAGAAGCAAAATCTTCATAGCTTAACTGCTCGTTATGCATCACACGCATCAGAAAGCTCCTGATTCTGCCCAACTGTATTTTAGCCTCAATCAGGTTCTGGAAACTTGAAAGCTGCATGCTTAAGGCAGGATTGTTTGTTTGGATAACGTTTGCATCAACCCTTTCTAAAAAGTTAAATATCAGATTAGTTGAATACTGCCTGAAAGCTATTACATCCAGCCTGTTATTATCTAGGTCATTTCTGTAGTTGTCGAGGTTATTAACAGCAGCCAGATTAGGAATTCTTCGGCCAGTACGTTCGGCAAAGGCCTCCAGTTCTCTTTTGGTGTCATCTGTATAAGAACGCTGGTTCTTTGCTTCGAGCAGATAAACCAGCTCCCCTTCCGAGGCCGCTAAAATTCTTGCCCGTTCCTTCTGAAAAGCATGAATAAAATCAGAAATCCTTTCCGACTCCTCCAGCTTCACGATTTCATTCTCCAGTTTGTCGTTTTCTTCTATCTGAAATCGTATAGAAGCATAAACAAAGAAAATAAGAGGAATCAGTAACAGGGATAAAAGCATGATCAGTTTATCCCTGATCTTAAGGTTTTTTATAAAGTTCATCTTTGCGAGTATATTCAAGAGGAAAGGCGCGACACCTTTGATATGCAAATTAAAAAATCTTAAACAATATATCCTTGTTAAAGTGTTGCAACATCAAATAAGCTTCACCTAAAGCTCTCCTGTTTTCTTTATCTTCCACCATAGGGGCAATGAATCGATACATTTATATAGTGTAATATAAGGCATCCACTACGTAATACATTTGAAGAAAGTTTTTGTTTAAAAAATTACCTTTGCGAAGATTAAAATTTTAAAATATGCCTGATAATCGTGTCGCCATTCTGCAATCTTCTCTTGAACTGTTCGCTGCCAGCGGTTACGATGCCATAGGTGTGCAGCAGATAGTGGAAGCAGTGGGAATAAAAAAACCCACCCTTTACCATTTCTTTGGCAGTAAAAGAGGTGTTTTGGTGGCGCTTATGCAGGAGCAGTTTTCCCCTTTTGTAGGGCAGCTGAAACAAGCGGCTGCTTACCAGGGAGATCTTCCGCTAAGTCTTGAGAAAGTGGTGGCGTGTTATTTCAGTTTCGCCAGTTATGCCCCTGTGCTTTACCAGATGCACCTGTCTAGTTGGTTCACAAATCCTGAAAGTGAAGCGTCGCAGATTATTACGCCCTATATCAAAGAACAGCACCAGGTTATAGAAAGCCTCTTCGAACTGGCAGCAAACGATCATGGCAACATGAAAGGCAGGCACCAGGTATATGCTTCCACTTTCCTGGGTATGATTAACACATACATCGTGCAATCGTGGCACCACCACCTTGCATTAAACAAGCAAACAGCCCAACAGGCTGTTAAACAATTTTCCTACGGCATTTACTCTTAAATTCTTTGGAGGAAATTTTTTGCCTACCTTTGTGTACCTAACGGTATGTATAATATTTTATGAAACAAGAATTTTCTTTCTGGAACACAGAAGCCATATTTTACCACCTCTATCCTTTGGGTTTATGCGGGGCTCCTGAACAAAACGATTTTAGTACGGCACCTGAGCCGCGCCTGGAGGCAGTGCATGCATGGGTAGACCACATAGCCGAGCTCGGATGCACAGCTGTATACCTGGGGCCCGTGTTTGAATCCGGCTCACATGGCTATGACACAGCGGACTATCTTACAGTAGACAGAAGGCTTGGCACGAATGAAAACCTTAAAGCAGTGATCGCCCATTTTCATTCCAAAGGAGTTAAGGTCGTTTTAGATGCCGTGTTCAATCACGTTGGCCGCCACTTCTATGCATTCCGTGACTTAATGCAGTACGGTGAAAGCTCCGTTTACCGGCATTGGTTTTCAGGTGTTAACTTTGGCCTGCGAAGCCCTAAAGGCGATAACTTTACCTATGAAACCTGGAACGGCCATTATGAGCTGGTTAAACTGAATCTGCAGCAGGCGGAGGTGAAAGCTCACATTTTTAAAGCTGTACAGCAATGGGTAGAGGAATTCGGCATCGACGGCCTCAGGCTGGACGCAGCGGATGTAATGGACACTGATTTTCTGCAGGAGCTTTCCGGTTTCTGCCATCGGCTTAGGCCGGACTTCTGGCTACTAGGAGAAGTAATTCACGGGGATTACCGGAAATGGGCCAATCCTCAGATGCTGGACTCTGTCACCAACTATGAGTGCTATAAAGGTTTGTACTCCAGCCATAATGACCGCAATTATTTCGAGATAGCCTGGTCGCTTAACCGGCAGTTTGGTAGTCAGGGCATCTATAAACACCTTCAGCTGTACAGTTTTGCCGATAACCACGATGTGAACCGCATCGGCAGTACACTTCAGAACCCGGCGCACCTATATCCGCTTCACGCCCTGCTTTACACCATGCCCGGTATTCCCTCCATCTACTATGGCAGTGAATGGGGCATTCCGGGTACTAAACTACCCCATACCGATGCCCCCTTACGGCCTGCCCTGCCTGCTCCTGATCAGGTCCACCCAAAGCAGCATCCTGATCTGGCGGAAGTCATCAGAAATTTTGCCAGAATACGGAAAACACATCGGGCTTTACAACATGGTGCGTATGAGCAGGTACACGTGGCACAGGAGCAACTGGCCTTTATGCGTTGTACAGCACAGGAAACAATTTTAGTGGCTGTTAATGCCGCTGATACCCCTGTAGAACTAATGCTAAAAGTAGCGCTGGCCGACGAAAGCAAGCTGGTAAACCTGTTAGACCCTTCTCAGGCTTTTACTGTAAAAGAAGCTAAAGTTCAACTGCCCGTTCCGTCCAACTGGGTAAGTATACTACTGGTTGTGTAGCCATGCCCAGCTACAGGTAATGGAACCCTGTACTAGCCGCTGCTGTTAAAAGACGGCCATGACCAAATTGTACTACTATGCTGCGCTGGATAGATGTCTTAAAATTCGCGAAATACAGTAATCCTGAACCATTCAGAAGAGTTGAAAGAACAGAAGAAGAGTGGCAGGAGCTTCTGACTCCGGCACAATACCAGGTTGCCCGGCAAAAAGGAACTGAAAAGCCCTATCGAAACGCGTACTGCCGTTCGTATGATCCAGCCATTTATAGTTGCATCGGGTGCGACAGCGTATTGTTTAACGCTATCGAAAAGTACCATGCCATCTCCGGCTGGCCCAGCTTTAAACAGCCCGTTTCGAAAAGCGCCCTTAAATTTGCTTTTGATGATAGCCATGGAATGCACAGAATGGAGGTGATGTGCAACGTGTGCGACTGCCACCTGGGACACGTTTTCAACGACGGACCAGCACCAGCCGGCTTACGCTTTTGCATTAATTCCGAAGTTTTAAACCGGGTACAGTCAGCGGAAGTTTAAACATTTCTACAGCTGCCGGTGGCTTCCCGACAAATTAAAAGGGTGCAGCGCCTGTTACACAACAGGTGCTGCACCCTTTTTAGCAGCAGCAAATAGCAACTGCTCTCGCTTATTTCTTTTTATTCAGTGTAAATCCGTAAATAATAATACCAATACCAGCTACAAAAGCCAGGTACTGTTTCTGCTTTACAGAAAGTGATTTGTAAAAATCAAGACCTGCTTTGCCCGGATCTCTTACAATTTCTAAAATGTCCGCCGGATTTTTCAGCAAGCTTGAAAATGAGTTTTTCCCCTGATAGTTTTCCATAGTTTCTTTTATAAAGTTTAGCGTTTGTTAATTTTTATATGTGAATAATCTGAAGAGGCGTACCCCCAGCACGACTGTAGCTGCAGGTAGCGCTATGGCTGTCATAATTTTAAGTGGATCCATAGTTGTTTTTAATAACCTCATACGCAATAGTAGAAAGCTTAGGTTTAGCAGAAGGCGCAGATATGCGTTTTGAATAACTGCTATGAATACATTATACTTACCTTTGCAACAGCTGATGCTCTTCATTATAGTTAAATTTTGTGTCAGTCTTTTTAAAGTAGAATTAGTAATCTATGGCACGTACATCCACCTACCTGGCAGCCAAGTCAGTGGCAGAATCAGTTGAGTCTCATTTTGCACAACTCTTAGCCCACTCTGACCATTCAGACGTAAAGGACCTGGCTTTTGCGCCAAAAAAGCAGGTGATCGAGCTGATTCTGGATGCAGCATTCTGGTTTAGCCTGCGTCGGGAAGAAGGCCTGTCCCCCAAAATTTCTCTGGCCTTGCTCCCTCCCGATCAGGCAGAGCAGCCTATGTTACTGAAAAAGCCGCTGCCTTTACACCCGGATTACCTCATAAAAATAGCACCAGGTGTAGAGCGCCCTGGCATACACCTGGGTGTGTGGATGGAGAACGGGGAACTATACGTTTGGGGATCGACCAGGAAAATACCAAGCCTGTGTTTTGTAGTGGATGTATCGGAGCCAGGGCTCCTGGTGGTAAAACACCGCCGCAGCAGTGGCTATGGCAAATATGTGAATGTTGCTGTTTTAAAAGGAGACCAGGTGAAACTGGTGGATGAGAAAAGCGCCTTTTTACCCGACTGCCCTAGCTTTATCTCTACCTTGCTTGGCTTCAACTCCCCTACTACCTGGGGCGACACTGCTAATGTGCTTGTGCAACTGGCCGTATCGATGCGTGCCCATGCCCACGGCGGCTCTCTGTTAGTGGTACCCGGAGGCACTACGGATTGGAAGCAGTCTATCGTACATCCTATTTCCTACGCTGTACAACCTGTTTTTTGCGGCCTGGCAGAAATGATGAAACAGAGTGAGCAGGAGAAAAAAGCGTCTCAGTGGCAGGCAGCACTACAGCAGGAAATTGCCAGTGTGGCGGGATTAACAGCGGTAGACGGAGCCACTATTATTGATGATAGCTATAACTTGTTAGCATTCGGAGCTAAAATCGGCCGTCCTGCCGGTGCTGAAACGGTTGAACAGATACTGGTAACAGAACCTGTTGTTGGTGGAAAGCCTAAAATTGTTCATCCGGCTCAGAATGGTGGCACAAGGCATCTTTCAGCAGCCCAGTTTGTGCATGACCAGCGAAATGCCATTGCCCTTATTGCTTCCCAGGATGGTCGCTTCACGATCTTCTCCTGGTCGCCTTGCGAAAATGTAGTACAGGCACACCGGATCGATTCACTGCTGCTGTAGCATGCTATGCTAAGGAAGATTATATTTAACATAATAATTGCACTTAGTTAATAAAAAAATCCCACCTTATATCAAAGGCGGGATTTTTTATAGTTGCCGCAGTTCATTTATTTGTGCCTTCTAAAGGGAGGACTTGTACTGATTATTTTGCTGCCACATTTCTTTCGATCTCGCGCAGGTTTTCCATTTTCTTGTTGCGCAGGAATCCATTGATATCTTCGAAGTGCTCCCGGATGCGTTTGTTGCCAAATTCAAATACTTTATCTGCCAGTCCGTCCAGGAAGTCACGGTCGTGGGACACCAGGATCAGTGTACCATCAAATGCTTTAAGGGCATCTTTGAGTATATCCTTCGTTTTAATATCGAGGTGGTTGGTGGGTTCGTCGAGAATGAGCAGGTTGACAGGCTGCAGTAAAAGCTTGATCATGGCCAGGCGTGTTTTCTCCCCTCCGGATAAAACCTTTACTTTTTTCTCAATTGTGTCGCCGCTAAACATAAAGGCTCCCAACAAGTCTTTAACCCGGGTACGCACATCACCAATGGCAATTTCGTCGATGGTCTGAAAAACGGTCAGGTTCTCATCCAGTAAAGATGCCTGGTTCTGAGCAAAATAACCGACCATACAATTATGGCCCAGCTGCAGGTTTCCATCATAGTCTATCTCTCCCATGATGGCTTTCACCAGTGTAGACTTACCTTCGCCGTTTTTACCGACAAAAGCTATTTTTTCGCCACGGTTAATAGTCAGGGAAGCATCTTTGAACACGGTATAGTCGCCATAGGACTTTGAAAGCCCCTCTACTATCACAGGATAATTTCCGGAACGCGGGGCAGGCGGAAACTTCAGGTTCAGGGCAGAAGTATCTACTTCATCTACTTCCACGATTTCCATCTTTTCCAGCATCTTCACACGCGACTGCACCTGTAGCGTTTTAGAGTAAGTGCCCTTAAAACGCTCAATAAAGCCCTGAATTTCCGCAATCTCTTTCTGCTGGTCTTCGAATTGCTTCTGCTGCTGCTCCCGGCGTTCCTTGCGCAGTTGCAGGTATTGGCTATAGGTAACTTTGTAGTCGTAGATACGGCCCATGGTTACCTCGATCGTGCGGTTGGTAATATTGTCTACAAAGGTTTTGTCGTGGGAAATAACGATAACCGCTTTTGCATTATTCACCAGAAAGTCTTCCAGCCACTGAATAGATTCAATATCCAGGTGGTTGGTTGGCTCATCGAGCAGGATCAGGTCCGGCTGCTGTAACAGGATTTTAGCCAGTTCTATGCGCATGCGCCAGCCTCCGCTGAACTCACGCGTAGGCCTGCCGAAATCTTCCCTGTTAAAGCCCAGGCCTTTCAGCGTCTTCTCTACTTCCGCATCGTAATTGATTTCTTCTATAGAGTAGTACTTCTCGCTCAGTTCGGACACCTGCTCAATTATCGCATAATATTCCTCCGACTCATAATCGGTGCGGGTTTCCAGTTGAGCGTTCAGCTCATCCATCTGCTTTTTCATCTCCAGCACTTTCCCGAAGGCTTTTGACGTTTCTTCAAAAACAGTGCAGTTATCTTCTGTCAGCAAGTGCTGTGGCAGATAGGCAATAACAGCCTCCTTGGGTGCTGATACTTTCCCTTTCGTAGGTTTGTTAACACCGGCGATGATTTTTAGAAGCGTGGATTTTCCGGCTCCGTTCTTCCCCATCAGGGCGATCCGGTCGTTTTCGTTTATATTAAAGGAAACGTTACTGAAAAGTGCTGCGCCGTTAAATTCAACGGCAACCGCATCAACTGAAATC contains these protein-coding regions:
- a CDS encoding TetR/AcrR family transcriptional regulator, giving the protein MPDNRVAILQSSLELFAASGYDAIGVQQIVEAVGIKKPTLYHFFGSKRGVLVALMQEQFSPFVGQLKQAAAYQGDLPLSLEKVVACYFSFASYAPVLYQMHLSSWFTNPESEASQIITPYIKEQHQVIESLFELAANDHGNMKGRHQVYASTFLGMINTYIVQSWHHHLALNKQTAQQAVKQFSYGIYS
- a CDS encoding putative sensor domain DACNV-containing protein, which produces MARTSTYLAAKSVAESVESHFAQLLAHSDHSDVKDLAFAPKKQVIELILDAAFWFSLRREEGLSPKISLALLPPDQAEQPMLLKKPLPLHPDYLIKIAPGVERPGIHLGVWMENGELYVWGSTRKIPSLCFVVDVSEPGLLVVKHRRSSGYGKYVNVAVLKGDQVKLVDEKSAFLPDCPSFISTLLGFNSPTTWGDTANVLVQLAVSMRAHAHGGSLLVVPGGTTDWKQSIVHPISYAVQPVFCGLAEMMKQSEQEKKASQWQAALQQEIASVAGLTAVDGATIIDDSYNLLAFGAKIGRPAGAETVEQILVTEPVVGGKPKIVHPAQNGGTRHLSAAQFVHDQRNAIALIASQDGRFTIFSWSPCENVVQAHRIDSLLL
- a CDS encoding protein-glutamate O-methyltransferase CheR; the encoded protein is MKLENEEKFEQEAEDLIRHIQVQYGYDFTGYARASVYRRIKRFMVNKALVSVADLKAAVTADSYFFEGFLQEVTVNVTEMFRDPTFFLSLREKVLPILSTYPFIKIWDAGCSTGEELFSLAILLEEEGLLNRTKIYATDINQKVLKQAKEGIFSASQIASYTAGYYASGGEKEFSSYYLSNYGSIKFDSNLVKNVVFYPHNLATDSSFNEFHLILCRNVLIYFNRHLQEKVFTLFDASLVELGYMALGKKETLAMSQINSKYHVVDKENRIYRKIS
- the msrB gene encoding peptide-methionine (R)-S-oxide reductase MsrB; its protein translation is MLRWIDVLKFAKYSNPEPFRRVERTEEEWQELLTPAQYQVARQKGTEKPYRNAYCRSYDPAIYSCIGCDSVLFNAIEKYHAISGWPSFKQPVSKSALKFAFDDSHGMHRMEVMCNVCDCHLGHVFNDGPAPAGLRFCINSEVLNRVQSAEV
- a CDS encoding alpha-amylase family glycosyl hydrolase; translated protein: MKQEFSFWNTEAIFYHLYPLGLCGAPEQNDFSTAPEPRLEAVHAWVDHIAELGCTAVYLGPVFESGSHGYDTADYLTVDRRLGTNENLKAVIAHFHSKGVKVVLDAVFNHVGRHFYAFRDLMQYGESSVYRHWFSGVNFGLRSPKGDNFTYETWNGHYELVKLNLQQAEVKAHIFKAVQQWVEEFGIDGLRLDAADVMDTDFLQELSGFCHRLRPDFWLLGEVIHGDYRKWANPQMLDSVTNYECYKGLYSSHNDRNYFEIAWSLNRQFGSQGIYKHLQLYSFADNHDVNRIGSTLQNPAHLYPLHALLYTMPGIPSIYYGSEWGIPGTKLPHTDAPLRPALPAPDQVHPKQHPDLAEVIRNFARIRKTHRALQHGAYEQVHVAQEQLAFMRCTAQETILVAVNAADTPVELMLKVALADESKLVNLLDPSQAFTVKEAKVQLPVPSNWVSILLVV
- a CDS encoding response regulator, yielding MNFIKNLKIRDKLIMLLSLLLIPLIFFVYASIRFQIEENDKLENEIVKLEESERISDFIHAFQKERARILAASEGELVYLLEAKNQRSYTDDTKRELEAFAERTGRRIPNLAAVNNLDNYRNDLDNNRLDVIAFRQYSTNLIFNFLERVDANVIQTNNPALSMQLSSFQNLIEAKIQLGRIRSFLMRVMHNEQLSYEDFASITSQREFYERAINEFVLNGDKAHVQKVLEILETTNYKATAGVLEQIRQNPQVKLNSYNAVTVFNQFSESIEALNAVEKSLIATIRNKADEESKRMQISMVIISVTMVVVLLLTSLLSYYIISLIASSLSALRVAADRIRVGATDVTIRIDSKDEIGEVAESFRGVLQKNVYLSDVARAIGEGNYNLDVEVQSPEDVLSYSIKDMKENLQRFTEDNERRSWVLTGVSDLNNLITGENALHSMAEKVISFLCAYTGSEAGIMYLHHDNGSLTPAAMYGVDQSLEQLPEFKIGTGMVGQAVSENQIKVLDNVEDNYLKIKTGLSEIDPASIMIIPLQFSSTIVGAIELCSRRVYSQTHEQFFKTIAERVSIIIHTLKAHLQTQELLYETQNQAEELETQQEELRQLNAELKASEEELRVSQEELQEKNSELEEKAQLLEEQYEELRGKNKALEDAREAIELKMQQVETVSKYKSDFLANMSHELRTPLNSILILSRLLSDNPDQTLTAKQIDHAQIIHNSGNDLLKLINEILDLSKIESGMIKLELEQIRLRDISMEPLFGEMAAKKDIRFREHYQLNGYNTITTDRFRLEQILKNFIGNAIKFTEPGGEVELSVYAVENKPRFSSEKLREQAEVIAFEVRDTGIGIPKDKQSLIFEAFQQADTSTTRKYGGTGLGLTISRELAALLGGELMLESEPGRGSTFTLYLPIDLQQEIRKAPAKPAESVPEYKPKASSINQMFERMETKEKKEIVVLIIEDDKGFSDILADFALAKKFKVHQAYSGAEGLQIARTAQPDAILLDIHLPDTTGWDVLREIREDKELRHVSVHVMSAYDKDVTGDYHDNDEYLPKPVTLEMLNKAFSSIAAISDRSIENILIVEDNEVENKAVAELLLAHGLHSTAAYSAEEAERVLAKQKIDCIILDLNLPGMKGYDWMKAIKSKKGLLDIPIIIYSGKDLSEQEETQLKEFANTIIIKNEYSYLRLLDEVQLFLHKVNQKLPSSEQDFKMKLHVPEEILQGKKVLVADDDVRNIYSLSSLLELHGMQVVAAYDGKEALEKLQQETGVDMVLMDIMMPEMDGIETIKRIRDEIRFRKLPIIALTAKAMKEDKEKCLQAGASDYIPKPVDTDKLLTLMRVWLYEA
- a CDS encoding ABC-F family ATP-binding cassette domain-containing protein, encoding MISVDAVAVEFNGAALFSNVSFNINENDRIALMGKNGAGKSTLLKIIAGVNKPTKGKVSAPKEAVIAYLPQHLLTEDNCTVFEETSKAFGKVLEMKKQMDELNAQLETRTDYESEEYYAIIEQVSELSEKYYSIEEINYDAEVEKTLKGLGFNREDFGRPTREFSGGWRMRIELAKILLQQPDLILLDEPTNHLDIESIQWLEDFLVNNAKAVIVISHDKTFVDNITNRTIEVTMGRIYDYKVTYSQYLQLRKERREQQQKQFEDQQKEIAEIQGFIERFKGTYSKTLQVQSRVKMLEKMEIVEVDEVDTSALNLKFPPAPRSGNYPVIVEGLSKSYGDYTVFKDASLTINRGEKIAFVGKNGEGKSTLVKAIMGEIDYDGNLQLGHNCMVGYFAQNQASLLDENLTVFQTIDEIAIGDVRTRVKDLLGAFMFSGDTIEKKVKVLSGGEKTRLAMIKLLLQPVNLLILDEPTNHLDIKTKDILKDALKAFDGTLILVSHDRDFLDGLADKVFEFGNKRIREHFEDINGFLRNKKMENLREIERNVAAK